A portion of the Lolium rigidum isolate FL_2022 chromosome 1, APGP_CSIRO_Lrig_0.1, whole genome shotgun sequence genome contains these proteins:
- the LOC124706618 gene encoding pollen receptor-like kinase 3 has protein sequence MNTDNCSRTSTNVQQFRAFELVKSLPHARACALAPSSAALLFPAKKQSPKKPKLPREPSPGRRVSHAGLPATMGPSPHHLLLFAVAVVLPLAAADEGMTEAEALIHLKKSFSNSSSVSSWLITNNDGGKSPCAPGSHEWHGVVCSNGKVTGLRLSGLQLGGTIDVDALSSFPDLRSVSFASNNFTGPLPSFHRLTALKSMYLSDNKFDGPIHDEFFPNLNHLKKLWLDGNDLSGPIPASVVQAEALIELHLERNSFSGELPPAPPPALKSFDVSDNDLDGVVPEAFRRFDAAGFRGNQYLCFVPNPGQQCKRPDVAPPPGSASGLGDILVLAAVIVSAVVLAVVLCACCCGGGGRVHDYDHANKGDTEDTPPVYMVKQGSSATHRRSTSWLGRRSGSSQGGRHRRSSSAAKVDDGSSGGGVGDLVIVNDCKGVFGLTDLMKASASVIGGGGGGGIGSAYKAVMASGVALAVKRARDMNRGTRDAFEAEMKRLGAMRHANLLPPLAYHYRRDEKLLVSEYIPKGSLLYVLHGDRGMDYAALDWPTRLKVAAGVARGAAFLHAELAGHEAPHGNLKSSNVLLAPDFEPLLVDFGYSGLVNYTQDSTTMFARRAPECVAGHPVTAKADVYCLGIVLLELLTGKFPSQYLQNAKGGTDLVMWATTALADGYEQDLFDPAMVTASKFALPDMKRLMQIAMECVEADLERRPDMKQAAGRVEEAVAAALARVRERQGAGEGDADSRSSHASFVRDESMQRVTSVGESRRGSNDDSYGVS, from the coding sequence ATGAACACTGATAATTGCAGCAGAACTAGTACAAACGTGCAACAATTTCGTGCATTTGAGCTGGTAAAATCCCTGCCTCACGCGCGCGCATGCGCCTTGGCGCCATCCTCGGCCGCCCTACTAttcccggcgaagaagcagagccCCAAGAAACCAAAACTACCCCGGGAACCATCCCCAGGCAGGCGCGTCTCGCACGCCGGCCTCCCCGCCACCATGGGCCCTTctccccaccacctcctcctcttcgccgTCGCCGTGGTCCTCCCGTTGGCGGCCGCCGACGAGGGCAtgacggaggcggaggcgctgaTCCACCTCAAGAAATCCTTCTCCAACTCCTCTTCGGTCTCCTCCTGGCTCATCACCAACAACGACGGCGGCAAGTCCCCCTGCGCGCCCGGATCGCACGAGTGGCACGGCGTCGTGTGCAGCAACGGCAAGGTCACGGGCCTCCGCCTCAGCGGGCTCCAGCTCGGCGGCACCATCGACGTCGACGCGCTCTCCAGCTTCCCCGACCTCCGCTCCGTCTCCTTCGCCAGCAACAACTTCACCGGCCCGCTCCCCAGCTTCCACCGCCTCACGGCGCTCAAGTCCATGTACCTCTCCGACAACAAGTTCGACGGCCCCATCCACGACGAGTTCTTCCCCAACCTCAACCACCTCAAGAAGCTCTGGCTGGACGGCAACGATCTctcgggtcccatcccggcgtccGTCGTCCAGGCCGAGGCGCTCATCGAGCTCCACCTCGAGCGCAATAGCTTCTCCGGGGagctccctcccgcgccgcccccCGCGCTCAAGTCCTTCGACGTCTCCGACAACGACCTCGATGGCGTCGTCCCGGAGGCCTTCAGGCGGTTCGACGCCGCCGGGTTCCGCGGGAACCAGTACCTCTGCTTCGTGCCGAACCCCGGCCAGCAGTGCAAGCGACCGGATGTCGCGCCACCGCCCGGGTCGGCGTCCGgcctcggagatatcttggttcTCGCCGCGGTGATCGTCTCTGCCGTCGTGTTGGCGGTGGTCCTCTGCGcgtgctgctgcggcggcggcggtcgcgtccacGACTACGACCACGCCAACAAGGGCGACACGGAGGACACGCCGCCGGTGTACATGGTGAAGCAGGGATCGTCGGCGACGCATAGGAGGAGCACGTCGTGGCTGGGTAGGAGGTCGGGGTCGTCGCAGGGCGGGCGGCACCGgaggtcgtcatcggcggcgaagGTGGACGACGGGAGCtccgggggcggcgtcggcgacCTTGTCATCGTCAACgactgcaagggtgtgttcgggctGACGGACCTGATGAAGGCCTCCGCGTCGgtgatcggcggcggcggaggtggcgggaTCGGGTCGGCGTACAAGGCGGTGATGGCAAGCGGCGTGGCTCTGGCGGTGAAGCGCGCGCGCGACATGAACCGGGGCACCAGGGACGCCTTCGAGGCCGAGATGAAGCGCCTCGGCGCCATGCGCCACGCCAACCTGCTCCCTCCGCTGGCGTACCACTACCGCCGGGACGAGAAGCTGCTCGTCTCCGAGTACATCCCCAAGGGCAGCCTCCTCTACGTGCTCCATGGCGACCGGGGCATGGACTACGCCGCGCTCGACTGGCCGACGCGGCTCAAGGTGGCCGCGGGAGTAGCGCGCGGCGCGGCCTTcctccacgcggagctcgccggacacgaggcTCCGCACGGGAACCTCAAGTCGTCCAACGTGCTCCTGGCGCCGGACTTCGAGCCGCTGCTCGTCGACTTCGGCTACTCCGGCCTCGTCAACTACACGCAGGACTCGACGACCATGTTCGCTCGCCGCGCGCCCGAGTGCGTGGCGGGACACCCGGTGACCGCCAAGGCGGACGTGTACTGCCTCGGCATCGTCCTCCTCGAGCTACTCACCGGCAAGTTCCCGTCGCAGTACCTCCAAAATGCCAAGGGCGGCACGGACCTCGTCATGTGGGCGACCACAGCGCTGGCCGACGGCTACGAGCAAGACCTGTTCGACCCGGCCATGGTCACGGCGAGCAAGTTCGCACTGCCGGACATGAAGCGGCTGATGCAGATCGCAATGGAGTgcgtcgaggcggacctggagAGGCGGCCGGACATGAAACAGGCCGCGGGCAgggtggaggaggcggtggccgcggcgCTGGCTAGGGTGAGGGAGAGGCAGGGCGCCGGAGAGGGGGACGCCGACAGCAGAAGCTCGCACGCCTCGTTTGTGAGAGACGAGTCCATGCAGCGGGTCACAAGCGTCGGCGAGTCGCGGCGGGGCAGCAACGACGACTCTTACGGCGTCTCGTGA
- the LOC124670972 gene encoding pentatricopeptide repeat-containing protein At4g16835, mitochondrial-like — MVHCRVMKSVVCSDTIVGNALLDMYFKCGSSSDASFAFHTMQVHDVVSWTAMIVGFGRHGEARKAVMCFREMVHGGFRPDGVTFLAVLSACSQGDLVDEGLAVFRSMVEDHHVKPQRKHCACLVDLLGHAGRLKEAETLIRAMGLEMDSLAWESLLGACGLHGEVELGKRSAGKVMELEPWNYGPYVLLSNMYAEQCQWREKEVLRERLDGSNVRKGAGHSWFSVSEAS; from the coding sequence ATGGTGCATTGTCGTGTCATGAAGTCGGTGGTTTGCTCGGACACAATTGTCGGGAACGCCCTCCTTGACATGTACTTCAAGTGTGGCAGCTCTTCGGACGCTTCGTTTGCGTTTCACACGATGCAGGTGCACGATGTGGTGTCGTGGACAGCTATGATCGTCGGCTTTGGGCGTCATGGTGAGGCCAGGAAGGCTGTTATGTGCTTCAGAGAAATGGTTCATGGCGGGTTTAGGCCGGACGGCGTCACATTCCTCGCAGTCCTTTCTGCATGTAGCCAAGGGGATCTTGTGGACGAAGGGCTTGCGGTTTTCCGCTCCATGGTTGAGGATCACCATGTTAAGCCACAGAGGAAGCATTGTGCATGCTTGGTTGATCTTCTAGGACACGCTGGGAGGCTAAAAGAAGCAGAGACATTGATTAGAGCAATGGGATTGGAAATGGATTCATTGGCATGGGAGTCACTCCTAGGTGCTTGCGGCTTACATGGAGAAGTCGAGCTGGGGAAGAGGTCAGCAGGGAAGGTCATGGAGCTAGAGCCATGGAATTATGGCCCTTATGTTTTGCTGTCCAATATGTATGCTGAACAATGTCAATGGCGTGAAAAGGAGGTGTTGAGAGAGCGGCTTGATGGCAGTAATGTCAGGAAGGGTGCCGGTCACAGCTGGTTCTCAGTTTCAGAAGCTAGCTGA